The genomic segment ATCTTTTTGCTTTAAACAAAGTCGGAGTATTATCCGGCATATTATCTGCCGTTTGTTATGCATGGTATTCGATTTCCGGAGAATATGGAATGCGAAAATACGCCCCGCTAACGGTAGTATTCTATTCGCTTTTTTTTGCCGCAATTACCTGGAATATATTGCATCCGCCTTTTAAAGCACTCTTTCATGCCTATTCGCCTTTTCAATGGGGATTAATTATTTATATAGGAATCTTTGGCACCGTTATTCCTTTCAGTCTGTATCTTGAAGGAATAAATTTAATCCGTTCCACTCGTGCCGCCATAACCGGTACACTTGAACCTATCACTGCTGCCGGCATTTCATATCTGTTATTAAATGAAACCCTTGATCTATTGCAGATTGCCGGAGGAATACTGGTATTAGCTTCTATAGTACTGATGCAATTTAAGGTGCAATATGATGACAAGATTCCGGATCTTATCAGGACAAAGAAGAAGTGAATACTATAGAAAGCATAAATTCTCTTTCGAAACGAATTAAAAGGCATGTAACCGGCCGCAAAAAATCTTTTTTCGCCTCAACATCACCCGGCCTTGAAGATGTTTGCCTTAATGAGTTAAACAATAAACTAAATGATGTCTTGTATCAGAATTTATCCGCACAAAAAGACCTTGTTAAAGATAAAGGCGGCATTCATTTTGAAGGTCGCATATCAGACTGTTATATCGCAAATCTTTATCTTCGCACAGCAAGCAGGATTCTTATGCGGATAGAAGAATTTAAAGCTACAAATTTTATGCAGCTTGAAAAGAAACTTTCCCAATTACCATGGGAGCTTTATCTGCCTGCAAGCACAAATTTTCTACCTGAGATAAAAGTATCTGCAAAACAGTCCAGGCTCTATCATAAAGATGCCATATCTCAGGTTTTTACAGACAGCATCAATAAACGTTTAACGCAAAATACTATATTGCTAAAGGATTCTTCATTAGCGCAAAAAGTTTTTGTACGTGCCATAAATGACAGGTTTGAAATATCAATAGACAGCTCAGGAGAACTTCTTTACAGACGAGGGATAAAAACCCATTCGGCAAAAGCTCCTTTACGGGAAACAATTGCCGCTGCAATTTTAAATTTGTGCGGATATAATGGAAACGAGCCCCTGATAGACCCCATGTGCGGCTCCGGCACTTTTTCAATTGAAGCAGCCATGATAGCTCAAAACATTCCTGCAGGTTACTTCCGAAATTTTGCTTTCATGGAGTGGCCATGCTTTACTCCTAAAAGCTGGGCATATATAAAACGAGTGGCAGAATCGAAGATCAATAATATTTCTACCCCTTCTATCTTTGCATCGGATATAAATTCAGAAGCCTGCAATTTATTGTCTTCCTGTATAAAACAGTATGACTTTCTTAAAATGGTTGAGGTTGTCAAAAATGATTTTTTTGATCTTTCTTCTTCTGCTTTCAAAGGACATACAGGTCTTATAGTTATTAACCCACCCTTTGGGCAAAGATTGGGAAGTCAAGCGGAAAGCAAAAAACTCTTTCAAAGCATATGTAAAAAACTTAAAAAAGATTATACAGGCTGGAAAGCCGGAATCATAGCTCCAGACATTGATCTTTTGAAAAGTCTTCCCTTTACGCTGAAATCTCAAACCCTATATCATGGCGGCCTTAAAATATACTTGCTTTATGGAAGAATAGTATAAAGAGATGTATACGCATAACATCCTGAATTTCACGCATTAGCTTGTATTGTTTTATGTTGACACGCTAATAAGAAAATGGTCTTATTTTATATCCAATTCAAATTATTTTAACTGATAAATACTTTTATTGAGTTTTGAAGATAATTGTTTGCCGATTTTATTTTATACTAAGACTTATATTGACAGTGCTAATCTATCTCATAACCGGAATAAATTAAGCAAAATGCTTTTGGAAGCTACGTGCAACTACGATTATTACAAATAACCTTACCCCATGAGGTTAACTGGGATATCTCGGGCCTTATCTCGGCTAATGATGTTGTTGCCTCCTGGTATGACAACAGCCCTCATAGTCACCTCGTACTCCACCTTATTGTCCCTGCAGACCAAACCGAACCGATTATGGAAGAAATTGAAAAAAGGTACGGCTCAAATCCTGACTTTCGAGGAATCATTATACCAATAGAAGGAATATGGCCGCGCATCGAACCCGATGCTCCTCCAGCCGTCAGTACATTCCAGCCAAAACGCAACTTATTAGGTCAAAGGGTAAGTCGCGAAGAACTATATGCAAATGCCATTGATAGCTGTGATATCACAGCCGGTTTTTTGCTTTTGGTTGCTTTGTCATCCGTGGTTGCAGCAGTTGGACTCACTCGAGATAACTTAGCCGTAATCATAGGTGCAATGCTAATCGCCCCGCTTTTTGGTCCTAACATGTCTTTGGCTGTTGGGACAACCTTCGGTGATCTGAAACTTGTCGGAAAGGCTCTTCAAGCGTCATTAGCCGGTATTGTTTTAGCTACCATAGTATCAGCTATTATTGGTATTGTAACAACAGTCGATCCGGGCATTAATGCAATTGCAGAACGCACAGTAGTGGGTTTTTCCGATATTACTATTGCATTAGCAGCCGGATGTGCCGGTTCACTTGCCTTTACATCAGGTTATTCAAGAGCAGTCATTGGAGTAATGGTTTCCGTGGCACTGTTGCCTCCGCTTGCAACTTTTGGACTTCTTCTCGGCTCCGGTTATTGGTCACTTGCTGCTAATGCATTACTGCTCACAGCAACAAATATAATTTGCATCAACCTTGCCGGTGTTGTTACCTTTCTTTTGCAGGGTGTTAGGCCTACTAACTGGAGAGAGGCAGAAAAGGCCAAACGTGCTATATGGATAGCATCGTTATCATGGATCACGCTGCTGATTGTTTTAGTAGTTATCTTGTCCAGCAGATAATATTATCTGCAATGAAAAATGGGTTCAAGTCTATATATTTTACTAATTCAGGAAATATAATAAAGTTAAATATACTCTTTTGTATCCACTGTTTTTTTACAAATCGTTATCCTTATTAAATTTAATTCTGATATCAGGAGCTTCAACCAGATGAAATGTGGCAGATGCGAATTTGATTTCTCCATTTGTTTTCTCAACTGCATTTAAAATCTTTGTAAAGAGTTCTGTTTTTGTTGCTCTTCTTTTTTTATAATTAACAACATATCTTATAGTGTATTCTACCCAATTATCATTTGCAATTATTGAAACCATGGGTTCTTTTTGTGCATTTTCAAGAAGATACTTGCGTTGTAACGTATTCCACTTTTCCTGTGAATTTTCAGCAAGGCCACCTGCAATTTCATTTGCAACCTGGTAAAATAAATTTTTAGCTTTATCATAATTACTTCCATACTGAATTGGTATTTTTATTTCATCCCATAAGAATGGAAAATCCCCTGAATAATTAAAAACCGGTTCTTTAAAAACAAAGCTATTTGCAATTAATACAATTCTACCATTATACAAATCGCCATCCACCCATTGCCCAATCTCCATAACTGTAGTACGCAAAACACCAATATCCATTACATCGCCCTTAATTCCTCCCAATTGAACACGGTCACCTGTTTTATAAAAGCCACCAAAAAGTATCGCTAGCCATCCAGCAAATGAAGCTATTACTTCTTGAAGAGCAAAAGCAATCCCGGCGCCTGCCACACCCAAGGCAATTGTTAATCCGCCTAATTTATTGCTATACACGATTGTGATTAAAATAATTGTAAAAATAAATCCAACAATATTCGAAAACTTCCTGGTCTTATAGTGATTATTGCTATCCAGTATCTTTGAAATAACTTTGCGTTGAACAACTTTAATCAGCGACCAGATTATTATTATGCCAATAATAATCGTAGAAATTTTCCCCATTGTAGGATTAAATAATATTTTCTTTAAAAGTTCTTCCATCTTGTAATATCTCACAGATGTAAGTTGTTAGCGTCTGCTTAACGAGCAGCCACTGGGGAACAGTATCGAATTTCAAAGACCTTGTTGTCTCATCCCGATGATTCGAATTTATCTTGGCATGGTTCAAATACGCTGCAAAGCCTGTATAGCGTTACTTTAAACCTCTATTATATCTTTAAAATCTTTATATATATAATAATTTCTTAACAATGTTTTTGCAACTATAATCTGGTTTTTTGTCAATTCATGAATAATACTCAATATATTTTCAGATTTAAAAACCTCTGATTTAAAAACCTCTTTCAAATTCACACTCAATCTGTTATTATTATTCAAACAATACTTCACTTAATACTAACAACAAACCTATTAAGGAGGAATAAAATGCCAAAGATAATTTTTACAATACTTCTATCGATTTTATTTATTATCGGTTGCGGAGAAAAAGCTGAAGAAAAGATGATTGAAAAACAAATTAAAAAGGCAACCGGATCAGATGCAAATGTTGAAATTTCGGATAATAAAATCAATATTGTTTCAAGTACAGGAGAAGGTAAGTTTAGCATGTCTATGGGTGAGTCGGTTGAGATTCCAAACGATTTTCCAACAGACATCTTTATCTACAAGCCTTCAGAAACAGTCGCAGCCATCAAAATGCCGGAAGGTTTCTCTATTTCCCTAAAAACCGGAAACGATATAAAAAAGGTTGCCGCATCCTATCAGAAAAAGATGAAGTCTGAAGGCTGGTCTGAAAAAGCAACATTGAATTTTAGCGGCCAACAAGTTTTAGTATATGAGAAAGAAAACCGTAATGCAAATATCGCAATTGCTTCCACGGAGGGTGAAACAAATATTACTCTTACTATCGTTAAAAACTAGATCTGAAGAATTTTATCATCAACATGAAAATTTATTCGAAAAATTACGGGGGTATGATTGACAAATGAAAATACTTCTCATGGATGATGAAAAAATTATTATAGACGTTGTTACAGCTATGCTTAATAAGATCGGCCATGATGTTGTTTTAGCTCAAAACGGGGAAGAAGCAATTCATTTGTTTAGCATAGCATTTGATTCAGCAACACCGATTGATTTAATGATAATGGATTTAACAATTCCTGCAGGCATGGGGGGCAAAGATGCTGTATATGAAATATTGAAAATAGATCCAAATGCTAAAGTAATTGTATCAAGCGGATACTCTCACGATCCAGCAATTATTAACTTCAGAGATTATGGTTTTTCAGCGGCTATTATAAAACCTTTTAAGCTAAAAACACTTATAAAAATTATTAATCAACTTACTGATTAATAGCATCGCTCTTAGATGTAGAATGTAATAATCCCGTATATCCTTTTGATGAAATATTTTTTTTCAAACCAAACAAAGTGAAATTTAGGAGGAATTGTTGTTTTGAAAAGGCAGATATCGGCAATCATTTTATTTATTTTCTTAATAACTGCTTTTCCCCTAACATCCTTTGCGAATAAAGCTTTACAACCTTTGCCGCTCAATGCACATATTGCAGATAAATATCATGACGATCTTAACGGACTTTTAAAAAAACGCTATATTCGAGTTCTGACCACACTAAATCAAACAAATTTTTTCATGTCCAAAGGAAAAATATTCGGATACGAATATGCACTGATCAAAGGATATGAAAAATATCTTAACAAAAAATTTAAAAAAAAAGGATTGCAAATAGTAATAGAATGTATTCCGGTTACCAGAGACCAACTGGTTCCACGTCTTGTTGAAGGATACGGAGATATTGCTGCGGCTGGATTAACCATAACACCTGAAAGAAAAAATAATGTTGTTTTTACTACCCCCTATCTATCAGGTATAGATGAAGTTGTTGTCACCCACAATGGCGGCTTTAGCCCTGTAAAAACTTCTGACCTTGCAGGCCAAAAGGTGCTGGTACGCAAAAGCAGCAGCTATTATCAAAGCCTTCTGCTTCTTAATGAAAAACTCATAAAACAGGGGGAAAAACCCGTTCGGATAATTGCGGCTGATGAAGATCTTGAAACTGAAAACATCCTGGAAATGGTTAACTCCGGAGCTGTGGAAACAACGGTAGCCGATAGTCACATCGCCTCGATCTGGTCCGATATTTTACAAAACATTGACATCCATAAGTCTGTAAAGCTGCGAACCGGTTCGAAAATAGCCTGGATGGTCAGAAAGGAAAATGACCAGTTGCTTGCCAGCCTTAACAATTATTTAAAAAACTATAAAAAAGGGACCTTGCTGGGGAACATATATTTCAAACGCTATTATGCCAATAATAAATGGCTGAAGAATCCCTCAAACCCGGCTGATCTCAAACAACTAAAGCGATATGAGGCTTTAATCAAAAAATATGCTTCGCGCTATGGTTATGACTGGAAACTAATTATGGCTATCGCCTATCAGGAATCAGGTCTTGACCACAAAAAAAAGAGTTCAGCCGGCGCTGTGGGTCTCATGCAGATACTTCCGAAAACGGTCAAAGATAAGCGAATAAATATTAAAAATATTAACAAACTGGAAAATAATATTCATGCGGGTGTAAAATACTTATCTATACTTCAAAAACGCTATTCCACCAACAAATCAATTCACCCCAGAGATAAAATCCGTTTTGCCTTAGCTTCATACAATGCCGGGCCGGCAAAAATTAGAAAAGCAAGACAAATGGCAAAAAAGATGGGGCTTAATCCCAACCGTTGGTTTCGAAACGTTGAAGTAGCAACACTACGGTTGGTAGGGCAAGAAACCGTCCGTTATGTCAGCAATATCAACAAATACTACAACCTGTATCATATCCTTCTTGATGAGGATCAGTAATGGTGCAATAGTAAAAAATTCTACGACTCGCTTACGCATTCATAAAAAAACCACCCCGCCAGCAAGGCTGACGGGGTATCAAAAAAAATCGTTTTGTTTTTTGCTAAGCAAATTTTCCGGAAATTAAAACTCAAGGGGTTACATATTTACTATTTAACTATAATTTTACCGGAAGCCAGCGGAGCTACCATGTTTTGTGTATATATATCATACTTATAAGTACCAGGCTCCATAAATCTTAAACTGGTTGTTTCTCCTTGTGCCAAAAAATCAGTGACAAAACAACCCATATTGGGAGTTAATCTAAAGCCAACCGGAGACTTGGTTGACACAGCACATACTTTACCTTCTTTAAAGCTTGTACTGATTTCAGCTCCTCGTACCCAATTAACCCAGACCACACATGATCCAACTGGAACCTCCAGATATTGAGGGGCTATTGTTATTATTTTTTCCCCTGCCGCGGTTTGTTCGCTAGAAATATTTCCTTTCAAAGATACAATAAAACAATTCTCATCTCCTTTATCTCCTGCATTAACCGCAACAGGATTTACAACAAATGACGCGATGAACAATAACATAACAACAAAACTAGCAACTAAAAATTTACCTTTTTTCATGATGTTCCTCCTTGTTTAATTATATGTTAATAATGATCCACTACATTCATTTATTATAAAATATAGTTTAGATTGCAAATTAATAATGTCAAGGTAAATATCATAAAACAGTAATGAACTACCAAACAGCAGAGCTGAGGTGGCATCAAACAAGTTTCACTTTTATTTTATGAAGCAAAGCTTCGGTAAATTAAACCTCAAGCGATTAAAGATTTACTTGCTATTTAACGATAATTTTACCTGATGCCAGTGGAGCTGTCCTGTTTTGTGTATATATATCATATTTATAAGTACCGGGTTCCATAAATCTTAGACTGGATGTTTCTCCTTGCACCAAAAAATTAGTAACATAGCAACCTAAACCGGGAGTTAGCCTAAAGCTCATAGAAGACTTGGTTTTATCAGCACATACTTTTCCATCTTGAAAGCTTGTACTGATTTCAGCTCCTCGTATCCAATTAACCCAGACCACACATGATCCTGCCGAGACAGTTAAATCTTGAGGACTTATTTTTACTATCGGATACATATCCTTAGAACTCTGTTGAGAAATATTTCCTCTCAGGCTTCCTCTCAAGCTTACAACATAGCATTCGTCATTATCTTTTTCTGCTGCATTAATTGTTACCGGATTTACAATAATAAATGACATGATGAACAATAACATAACAACACTGGCAACTAAAAACTTAACATTTTTCATCATTTTCCTCCATATATACATTTATATCAATTTCAACTACACTCTATAAACCCTTTCTTAAACCATTAATAAAATCCGATTCATTATCAGGGATACTCGATCCCTGATAAATTGTACGTCCCTCTCCATTAATACCAATTATATATGGCAAGCCTTTTACTCCAAATGTTTTGCTTGCAACTGTTCCCTCCAAATCCAGAAGTATCGTATAATTTATGTTTTGTGATTTTTTAAATCGTTGCACAACTTCTGCGGGTTGACCATAGTTAATCCCTAAAACAACAATATCCTGCGCTTGCGCCTTTTCGGCAAATTTTTTGACTACAGGTACTTCTTCCATACAGTAAACACACCATGTTGCAAAAAAAACAATCACAACCCCTTTTTTGCCTTTTAACCGGCTCAAAGTAATTTCATCTCCTTTAAGTGAATTAAGGCTAAAGTCAGGAGTCAGTTTTTCTAAGGATATTTCATTAATATTCTGTAGCGGTTTCACTTTAATAGTTTCAGTGGTGGTTGTTATTTTTTCGGTTGAATTATCAATATGTGTATCTATAGGTACTGGAAATTCTGCTTTTGAAAAAAAATTGATAAGATTCGGAAAATCCGTATTTTGGCCAATGAATACCAGAAACAGGCTTGCTGAAATAATAATTATAAAAGCAAAACCTTTTTTTATAGTTTCCATCCAGCGACCTGCTTTGGGCAGTTTTGAAATGAACCCGGTCATTACTCCTGCCAGAATAATTATGGTTCCCTGACCAAATCCAAACAAAAAAAGTTGAACTCCACTTTTTAAAACATGAACAGCATAATCCACACCCTGAGCTTTTTTAAGCGTAATTGCGATTGCTCCCAAAGCAACAGCCAGGATAGGCCCGGTGCAGGGTCCAATAATCAAACCACTAATGCAACCTACTACAAAAGCACCCAATAAACCCTTAAGATTGGCCGATTTAAACTGTAGTCTTGAAATAAATTGGGGATTAGGAATATTAACCACATCCAACATAAAAAGGCTCATCATTATAAAAAAAATTGCGATTGAATACATAAGCAATCCGTTTCCCATTATTGAACCGTATGTACCTCCTACCGCCGAAATTGTAATACCAAATATAGAATAAACAAAACCCAAACCTGTTACCATGGAAAGGCTGAGAATAAAAGCACGCATTCGGTTATCGCTTGCCTGGTTGCCAATATATCCAACGGTTAAGGGAAGCGCAGGATAAACACATGGAGTAAAAGAGGATAGAATACCACCTCCAAACATCAGGAAGTAAATCATTATACTATCCTGACGAAAAGCTTCTTGTATGAAATTATGCATATACTCTAACATTATATATTACCGGAGTTATTTTTTGATATTTCAGGTTTATAATAATATATTTATTGCTTATTTACTTCTTCAAGAGCCCTTGCAAGATCTTCTAAAAACGGCCGCTTGTTTATATCATGAATGTCTATATATGTTATAATTCCTTTTTTGTTGATTACAAACAAGGCTCTTTCGCTTACACCCTCTGATCGAAGTACACCATATTTGGAAGCTACCGCTCCATGAGGATAAAAATCAGAAAGTACAGGAAACCATATTTTTTCATTCGGATTAGTCATCTGGTTAGTCCAGGAATATAGTGTTGGGATATTGTCTACTGTTATACCAAGCAAGATGGCATTATTTTTTTCAAAAAGCTCTTTTGATATGTTATAACCCGGCCACTGATCAGAGCAAACCGGTGTCCATGCCGCAGGCACAAATGATATAACAACATTATATTTTCCTGCATACTGGCTAAGAGTTATTTTTTCACCTGATACTGATGGGAGAGTAAAATCGGGGGCATGATCTCCGACTTTCAAATTTGTGACAGAATCTGTTGGTTTGAGTTTTCCCACCGGATAAATAGAGCTTGAGTATTTTTCCGGTTGCCCATATGCTATAGTTATTCCCGTTACAACCATAAAAATAATGATACAAAATATATATCTGTATTTATTTATTTGTTTGCTCATGTTTTTCTCCTGATTCTATTCCTGACAATTTTATGATTTCATTCAGGAATTGCTGACTATCCTTAAAACCTCCTTCACTTAAATAAAATTGCTCGACAGAGCCATTTCCATTTAATTTAATACCTATAAAGGTAGGGGTGGCTTTTGCGCGTAACAAGTTAAATATTTCCACGCCTTGATCAGGAAACAGCGGAAAAGGTACTTCATATTTCTTTTTGAAAGAACCTATCTCATAATTACTATTGCCTGCACCTATACCGATTATTTTTATTCTTCCCTTTAAGCCATCCTGTTTTTCTATTATATGATAAAGTTCGTTTACCTTAGATGCCGACCGCTGGCAATGCGGACAATAAAAACTGAATAATTCTATAATCAAAACCTTGGTTTTAATTTGTCCAATATTGAAATCAGTGTCGTCAGAAAGACCCAAATATTTTTTTTCTGCTTCACTTACAGGTGCAGGAAGCTGGAATTCAGGGAAGCTATTACTGTTAAGATGAGAGTTCTCGGGATCGGAAACAGGTTCTGTTCCTTTCGCCAATTGCGCATTATATCCAAAAAACAAACCCAATAATAAACACAGGGCAATATATTTCCATGTTTTATGTATTTTCATAAGTTCTCCCTTTATACATTTAAACATAAATTGTTATTGTTTAAAAACAAATACAGATAAATGAATACAGACAACTCTACGATTTAAAAGATTCAGAGTAGATTATGAATAATTTAATCTAAAATTTATGATCAGGAACTGGGCATATATTTTTGCCGCAAAGCAGCAATTATAACCAAGTGAATAAGCAGTTATTTATATTGTAAGAATTAAATAAAAATTTACAAGTTCTTTTATTAGCGAACTTGTTTTATTACAATAATGATAGTTCAATTCTTCCAAAGGCTATAGCTATACCCCATAAAAATAAAAGAGCCAATATTGAAGACAAAACCATAAGCTTGCAGGCTTTTTTGATATGAATCCATTGAGCTTCTCCAAAGTCTACACCTATATATGGTTTTGATATGAGTTGCCCTCCGTAGTAATTAGGCCCTCCAAGTTTTACCAAAAGAGCACCGGCAAATGCCGCTTCAGAACATCCCGAATTAGGGCTTGAATGATTAGAACCTTCTTTTACGGCTGTTTTAAAAGAAGAAATACCTTTTCCGCAAAGCATTTGAGCTGCACAGGAAATTATAAAAATTGAGATACGAGCCGGTATATAATTTGCCACATCATCGATTTTCGCCGATGCTTTCCCAAAATCAATATACTTTTCATTTTTATATCCTACCATAGAATCAAGCGTGTTGATCATTTTATAAGAAATTGCAAAAGGCGCTCCTCCAATGGCTGCAAAAAATAACGGAGATATAACACCATCTACAAGATTTTCCGCAACCGTTTCAACTGCCGCCCTTACTACCCCTTCTTCGGAAATATTTTTGGTATCTCTCCCCACTATCATTGAAAGTTTTATTCTTGCTTCTTTGAGACCTGATTTCCGGAAAGCATGCATTACATCTAATGCCGCATCTTTAAGGGAGCGAACCGAAATGCAGTAATATACAAGAATAATTTCTACAATAATTCCAAAAACAGGATGAATCAGGTATGATATATAAACCATAAAAAAAGTGAGCGAAAACGATGCAAAAATTAAAAAAAGGCAAAACAGCAAACCGCTTGTAAAAAGCTTTACAGGAAATTTTCTAAATACAGGTTCAAAAAACGAAATGGCTTTGCCAATTACTCTTATTGGATGTGGAAAAGAGGGCGGATCTCCCAATATAAGATCTAAAACAAAAGCGCTGGGAAGAATATACCATAAAGGGATAAATTCCATTATCAGTTTATTTCCCACCCAAATTTGAAATCATATCTACCAGCTTTTTTGCTATCAAACGATTTAAAAATGGAGTTTTCATGGAAACCCGTAGGTTTTGATCGGACAGGCCCTGAAAATTTGAACAGTTTCTTATAAGTATTTTTTCAGATGACAGGCGCTCGCATATATCTTTAGCAGATAAATTTTTACCCAGCTTAAATAAAATAAAAGACGTTGAACTCGGAAAAATTTTTACCTCAGAAATTTTCTCAAATTGTTTTACAAATCGAATACGTTCTTTCTCAAGAAAATCTACTGTTTTTTCTATAAAATCCTGAGCATTATTTTCAGGACTCATTAAATAATACACAGCAGCCTGGGCAATGCTGTTTACATTCCACGGAAGCACATAGGGTAAAAATTTATTTATATTTTCTTTTGAAGCAATCAAAAACCCTATTCTCAAGCCCGGTATCTTAAATATTTTGGACATTGAATTTAGCACAATTAAATTTTTAAAGTCTGAATTTAGAATACTCTTTTCTTTGCCGCCTCTCGCAAAAGGCATGTAAGATTCATCTACAATAAAATTTTTCTTGGGAAATGATCTGATAAGAGATTCAAGATCAAGCCGATTAATCAACACTCCGGTAGGATTATTTGGATTGCATATAAAAATCGTATCAAAATTTACTATCGTTTTTTTTAACAGGTCTAAATCAGGATAATAATATAAAGATTCATCCAAAATGAAATATTCGTATTCAACTTTGTTCATTATACACGAATCTTCATAATCGGAATATGTTGGACCGATAATAAGGGCTTTTTTAGAACAAAGAGCTTTTGGAATGTTATAGATAAACTGTGTAGTACCGTTTCCTGCAAGAACCCTATCTTTACTTATATTATAGTATTTTGAAAATGCCAGGATCGCCTCGTTTGAATCAACTTCCGGAAGGGAGGTTATGGAGTTGATATTCTTTTTTAAAAACGAAACCAATCCGGCAGGCGGCCCCAAAGGATTAACATTGCTGCTCATGTCAATAATTTCAGAAGGATTACAGTTAAGCTGTGCTGCAAGTTTATAAATATTTCCACCGTGACCTGTTATCATAAATAGCCCTCAGCAGCCACAATGAGAAAAAGGCATGACTCTGTAATTTCTACCATAGCACCAAGCATATCCCCTGTTATGCATCCCATTCGACGTTTATAGTAATACAAAATAACTCCTGTTATGATTATAAATCCGTAAAGCAATATTACACCTTTTACTCCGAGAAAATAACTGAAAACTATAGGAATGATCAAAGTTATAAAATAATATGGTTTAACAGATTCTTTGAAAAAGTCAAAAGCGGTTCCTCCGTCCGGTCTTCCATAAGGTAGAAATTTCATACCGAAAATCATTGTAGATCTTGAATAAATGGGAACAAGGACAAGGATAAAATTACGGCTTTCGTTAAGAGATGCGATTGCGCCACATTTAACAGCCAGAGCGAATATGATTGTAACAAGCCCCATAGCGCCCATTCTGCTGTCTTTCATAATTAAAAGTGCTTTCTCTTTGGGCCTGTGGCCTAAAAGGCCGTCTGCCATATCTCCAAGGCCATCAATATGCAAAGCTCCTGTTAAAATGGCAAGAAGCATTACATCAAGAATGGAAA from the Pseudomonadota bacterium genome contains:
- a CDS encoding peroxiredoxin produces the protein MVVTGITIAYGQPEKYSSSIYPVGKLKPTDSVTNLKVGDHAPDFTLPSVSGEKITLSQYAGKYNVVISFVPAAWTPVCSDQWPGYNISKELFEKNNAILLGITVDNIPTLYSWTNQMTNPNEKIWFPVLSDFYPHGAVASKYGVLRSEGVSERALFVINKKGIITYIDIHDINKRPFLEDLARALEEVNKQ
- a CDS encoding redoxin domain-containing protein, translating into MKIHKTWKYIALCLLLGLFFGYNAQLAKGTEPVSDPENSHLNSNSFPEFQLPAPVSEAEKKYLGLSDDTDFNIGQIKTKVLIIELFSFYCPHCQRSASKVNELYHIIEKQDGLKGRIKIIGIGAGNSNYEIGSFKKKYEVPFPLFPDQGVEIFNLLRAKATPTFIGIKLNGNGSVEQFYLSEGGFKDSQQFLNEIIKLSGIESGEKHEQTNK
- the cbiB gene encoding adenosylcobinamide-phosphate synthase CbiB, with translation MEFIPLWYILPSAFVLDLILGDPPSFPHPIRVIGKAISFFEPVFRKFPVKLFTSGLLFCLFLIFASFSLTFFMVYISYLIHPVFGIIVEIILVYYCISVRSLKDAALDVMHAFRKSGLKEARIKLSMIVGRDTKNISEEGVVRAAVETVAENLVDGVISPLFFAAIGGAPFAISYKMINTLDSMVGYKNEKYIDFGKASAKIDDVANYIPARISIFIISCAAQMLCGKGISSFKTAVKEGSNHSSPNSGCSEAAFAGALLVKLGGPNYYGGQLISKPYIGVDFGEAQWIHIKKACKLMVLSSILALLFLWGIAIAFGRIELSLL
- a CDS encoding aminotransferase class I/II-fold pyridoxal phosphate-dependent enzyme; its protein translation is MITGHGGNIYKLAAQLNCNPSEIIDMSSNVNPLGPPAGLVSFLKKNINSITSLPEVDSNEAILAFSKYYNISKDRVLAGNGTTQFIYNIPKALCSKKALIIGPTYSDYEDSCIMNKVEYEYFILDESLYYYPDLDLLKKTIVNFDTIFICNPNNPTGVLINRLDLESLIRSFPKKNFIVDESYMPFARGGKEKSILNSDFKNLIVLNSMSKIFKIPGLRIGFLIASKENINKFLPYVLPWNVNSIAQAAVYYLMSPENNAQDFIEKTVDFLEKERIRFVKQFEKISEVKIFPSSTSFILFKLGKNLSAKDICERLSSEKILIRNCSNFQGLSDQNLRVSMKTPFLNRLIAKKLVDMISNLGGK
- the cobS gene encoding adenosylcobinamide-GDP ribazoletransferase yields the protein MVYLKSAIQFLTILPAGKTSEFDANKIIPYFPVVGLIIGILVSAFDLIAFYLWPGYLVSILDVMLLAILTGALHIDGLGDMADGLLGHRPKEKALLIMKDSRMGAMGLVTIIFALAVKCGAIASLNESRNFILVLVPIYSRSTMIFGMKFLPYGRPDGGTAFDFFKESVKPYYFITLIIPIVFSYFLGVKGVILLYGFIIITGVILYYYKRRMGCITGDMLGAMVEITESCLFLIVAAEGYL